A genomic stretch from Deinococcus radiotolerans includes:
- a CDS encoding alpha/beta hydrolase family protein, with protein MRSVLVPGLTLPPLAGAERLEVSGHGVRLGGYVWPQPQAAPLFVLLHGYGQDAAAMVRPAEALQARGAAVVSLSMRGWRGSGGCDDYGRSHPADLRAALGDVRARVPASSVVLLGFSMGGLMALLAARQGVPLDGVVAVSAPTDLRRVYETTGYRRLRRYYDAVLTPEQWVSCSPARFTRGWRVPTLNVVGLRDTICPPWEGQSFAAAVRGGLLEVPDMGHEPGPDHWPVIVEAALARFAPALVQR; from the coding sequence ATGCGTTCCGTCCTGGTGCCTGGCCTGACCCTCCCGCCCCTGGCCGGGGCGGAACGGCTGGAGGTGAGCGGGCACGGGGTCCGGCTCGGTGGGTACGTGTGGCCGCAACCTCAGGCCGCGCCGCTGTTCGTGCTGCTGCACGGGTACGGGCAGGACGCCGCCGCGATGGTCCGGCCGGCTGAGGCCTTGCAGGCGCGGGGGGCGGCGGTCGTGAGCCTCTCGATGCGCGGCTGGCGCGGTTCCGGGGGGTGCGACGACTACGGGCGCAGTCATCCGGCTGATCTCCGGGCAGCCCTGGGAGACGTCCGGGCGCGCGTGCCCGCTTCGTCGGTAGTGCTGCTGGGCTTCTCGATGGGTGGCCTGATGGCCCTGCTGGCCGCTCGGCAGGGCGTCCCGCTGGACGGGGTGGTGGCCGTCAGTGCGCCCACCGATCTGCGGCGCGTGTATGAGACGACCGGGTACCGGAGGCTGCGCCGCTACTACGACGCGGTGCTCACGCCGGAGCAGTGGGTTAGCTGTTCCCCGGCGCGTTTCACGCGGGGCTGGCGCGTACCGACGCTGAATGTGGTGGGCCTGCGCGACACCATCTGCCCGCCGTGGGAGGGGCAGAGCTTCGCGGCAGCCGTGCGTGGGGGGCTGCTGGAAGTGCCGGATATGGGCCACGAGCCCGGGCCGGACCACTGGCCGGTGATCGTGGAGGCGGCCCTGGCCCGGTTTGCTCCGGCCCTGGTGCAGCGCTGA
- a CDS encoding thioredoxin: MTDPKPFVLFTQDQCPQCETLKRMLTLPLRGAFDDQIEVLHRQQNPDAFTALADAHALARTPALLHRPSGKLLLDTGSLGAVKAFLTQ; encoded by the coding sequence ATGACTGACCCGAAACCCTTCGTGCTGTTCACGCAGGACCAGTGCCCGCAGTGCGAGACCCTCAAACGCATGCTGACCCTCCCCCTGCGCGGCGCGTTCGACGACCAGATCGAAGTGCTGCACCGCCAGCAGAACCCCGACGCCTTCACCGCCCTGGCCGACGCGCACGCCCTGGCCCGCACCCCCGCCCTGCTGCACCGCCCCAGCGGGAAGCTGCTGCTCGACACCGGCAGCCTCGGCGCGGTCAAGGCGTTCCTGACGCAGTAG
- a CDS encoding HAD family hydrolase — translation MTIRALFFDIGGVLLSNGWDREQRAVVAAQFGLDATDFGERHKLAVPELELGRMTLDEYLEQTVFCHPQTFTPGEFRAAMEAQSTPHEGALALARDLATCHRLYALNNEGRDLNDHRVRTFGLSEFLLAFFTSSTLELMKPNPAIYRAALTLAAVAPHEAVMIDDRAQNTEAARRVGMHAIRYENAAQLREELAALGVE, via the coding sequence ATGACCATCCGCGCCCTCTTCTTCGACATCGGCGGCGTCCTGCTCAGCAACGGCTGGGACCGTGAGCAGCGCGCCGTCGTCGCCGCGCAGTTCGGCCTGGACGCCACGGACTTCGGTGAGCGGCACAAGCTGGCCGTGCCCGAACTGGAACTGGGCCGCATGACCCTGGACGAGTACCTGGAGCAGACCGTGTTCTGCCACCCGCAGACCTTCACGCCGGGCGAGTTCCGCGCCGCGATGGAAGCGCAGAGCACCCCGCACGAGGGCGCCCTGGCCCTCGCCCGTGATCTCGCCACGTGCCACCGCCTGTACGCCCTGAACAACGAGGGCCGCGACCTGAACGACCACCGCGTCCGCACCTTCGGCCTCAGCGAGTTCCTGCTGGCGTTCTTCACGTCCTCCACGCTGGAACTCATGAAACCCAACCCCGCCATCTACCGCGCCGCCCTCACGCTGGCCGCCGTCGCCCCGCACGAGGCCGTCATGATCGACGACCGCGCCCAGAACACCGAAGCCGCCCGCCGGGTCGGCATGCACGCCATCCGCTACGAGAACGCCGCGCAGCTCCGGGAGGAACTAGCGGCGCTGGGCGTGGAGTGA
- a CDS encoding ribonucleotide reductase stimulatory protein, with translation MFDSLTGNVRRFATALAREAGGLPVGSVRDAPPAPGEGFLLLTYTFGSGQVPDSTAAFLREHGAGLRGVVSSGSYHWGENFGRAGDRIAAQFGVPLVARLNKGGTAADRAAVLAWLAGQGKESSAAWVSPVVAERTNEWIPGLN, from the coding sequence GTGTTCGATTCCCTGACGGGGAACGTGCGGCGGTTCGCGACGGCCCTGGCGCGCGAGGCGGGGGGCCTGCCGGTCGGGTCGGTGCGGGACGCGCCGCCCGCGCCGGGTGAGGGGTTCCTGCTGCTGACGTACACGTTCGGGTCGGGGCAGGTGCCGGACAGCACCGCCGCGTTCCTGCGCGAGCACGGGGCGGGCCTGCGGGGCGTGGTGTCGAGCGGCAGTTACCACTGGGGGGAGAACTTCGGGCGGGCGGGCGACCGGATCGCCGCGCAGTTCGGGGTGCCGCTGGTCGCCCGGCTGAACAAGGGCGGGACGGCAGCGGACCGCGCGGCGGTGCTGGCGTGGCTGGCGGGGCAGGGTAAGGAATCGAGTGCAGCGTGGGTGTCGCCCGTGGTGGCGGAAAGGACGAACGAATGGATCCCTGGATTGAACTGA
- the nrdF gene encoding class 1b ribonucleoside-diphosphate reductase subunit beta: protein MTRAPFTATNWSDPEDSFSVTFYEKYTSQLWFPDEIPLTNDAIHWKSLTEQERWTYMHASAGLNALDTLQGEVGMPALRGLVDGHIRKATLQFQGMMEDIHARSYSLMNKTFLTTTEERAVFAWVEAQPQLQFKIQFIEDVFRDPDVSDFGLWRKMVVSCMLETALFYSGFYYPLLLAGQGRMVSAGEIFNLIILDEAVHGVYVALLAQEKFAAMTEEEQAQALAWYEQSLDTLYRNELAYTEVLYGGVNLAQDVATFIRFNFNVLADNLGLDRRFPDEDVNPVVLNGIRSRGTTHDFFSAKGSSYAKLRVEALTDEDFSELWPAQEVAHD, encoded by the coding sequence ATGACCCGAGCCCCCTTTACTGCCACGAACTGGAGCGACCCCGAGGACAGCTTCTCGGTGACGTTCTACGAGAAGTACACGTCCCAGCTGTGGTTCCCGGACGAGATTCCGCTGACGAACGACGCGATTCACTGGAAGAGCCTGACCGAGCAGGAACGCTGGACGTACATGCACGCCTCGGCGGGCCTGAACGCGCTGGACACGCTCCAGGGCGAGGTGGGCATGCCGGCCCTGCGCGGCCTGGTGGACGGGCACATCCGCAAGGCGACCTTGCAATTCCAGGGGATGATGGAGGACATCCACGCGCGCAGCTACAGCCTGATGAACAAGACGTTCCTGACGACCACCGAGGAACGCGCCGTGTTCGCGTGGGTGGAGGCGCAGCCGCAGCTTCAGTTCAAGATTCAGTTCATCGAGGACGTGTTCCGCGACCCGGACGTCAGCGACTTCGGCCTGTGGCGGAAGATGGTCGTGTCGTGCATGCTGGAAACCGCGCTCTTCTACAGCGGCTTCTACTACCCGCTGCTGCTGGCCGGTCAGGGCCGCATGGTGTCGGCCGGGGAGATCTTCAACCTGATCATCCTCGACGAGGCCGTGCACGGCGTGTACGTGGCGCTGCTGGCGCAGGAGAAGTTCGCCGCGATGACCGAAGAGGAGCAGGCGCAGGCCCTCGCGTGGTACGAGCAGAGCCTCGACACGCTGTACCGCAACGAACTGGCGTACACCGAGGTGCTGTACGGCGGCGTGAACCTTGCCCAGGACGTCGCCACGTTCATCCGTTTCAACTTCAACGTACTGGCGGACAATCTGGGCCTGGACCGCCGCTTCCCCGACGAGGACGTGAATCCCGTCGTGCTGAACGGCATCCGCTCACGCGGCACCACGCATGACTTTTTCAGCGCCAAGGGCAGCAGCTATGCCAAGCTGCGGGTTGAAGCCCTGACGGATGAGGACTTCAGCGAACTCTGGCCCGCTCAGGAGGTCGCCCATGACTGA
- a CDS encoding acyl-CoA thioesterase yields MTLPLSRPLGGLSPVPPRETRVTHVVFPGLTNHHGTLFGGEALSLMDSAAFIAATRHCRKKVVTRHLDAMEFRHPIPQGSLVELVARVVRTGRTSMTVQVDVFREDMYSETRELACAGTFALVALGEDGQPAPVPPLAAEE; encoded by the coding sequence ATGACCCTGCCCCTGTCCCGTCCGCTGGGCGGCCTTTCACCCGTACCACCGCGTGAGACGCGCGTGACGCACGTCGTCTTTCCCGGCCTGACGAACCATCACGGCACGCTGTTCGGTGGTGAGGCGCTGTCGTTGATGGATTCGGCGGCGTTCATCGCGGCGACCCGGCACTGCCGGAAGAAGGTGGTGACGCGGCACTTGGACGCTATGGAGTTCCGGCATCCGATTCCGCAGGGGTCGCTGGTGGAACTCGTGGCGCGCGTGGTGCGGACTGGGCGGACGAGCATGACGGTGCAGGTGGACGTGTTCCGTGAGGACATGTACAGCGAGACGCGGGAACTGGCGTGCGCGGGAACGTTCGCGCTTGTGGCGCTGGGTGAGGATGGGCAGCCGGCGCCCGTGCCCCCACTGGCGGCAGAGGAGTGA
- the nrdE gene encoding class 1b ribonucleoside-diphosphate reductase subunit alpha, translating to MDPWIELNNKVLAGGVVDTSHDQEALRVYFREKVNPNTVTFPSLEEKIATLTERGVWDTAVFVRFTPQEVRAVFERAYGLNFRFRSFMGAFKFYSEYATMTPDRKQWLERYEDRLSVTALARSESLPEALELVEHLVNQTFTPATPTLMNSGKANTGRLVSCFLLQDCTDNLDSITKTLSFVAELSKGGGGIGVEVSNLRARGESLRGIQNVTKGVMGVAKMLDNMLRYADQAGQRPGAGAIYLSVMHPDFLDTLSAKKIASDEDARLKTLSMGATIPDIFLEKARAGQDIYQFYPHSLFQETKREFTSIDWTREYDTLAANPRLRKKLVSPRRILEDIAVTQGESGYPYLLFEGNANRANPIPNVGTIKMSNLCSEILQPTLPSTFHAYGQEDRDQVGLDVSCNLASLVIEQSLASGDLGRVVRSAVKLLDNVARSTSIHEVPAVKRANEEMRSIGLGAMGLHSFLAKNELVYGSPEALEFVNVYFAAVHYHARRTSMQIARDTGFVFQGFHGSRYQTGEHFAQYVQEDFLPTTPEVAALFDGHDLPTRADWHALVQDIQTHGLAHSFVMAIAPTGSISYVSNASASIMPITERVETRTSNKARTIYPMPHLNELTEWFYEEAYDMDQKRVIDTVAAAQRHVDQGISCTLFVPSNASTRTLQRYYLYAYARGLKTLYYTRLRKVSIDECLNCAI from the coding sequence ATGGATCCCTGGATTGAACTGAACAACAAGGTGCTGGCGGGTGGCGTGGTGGACACGTCGCATGATCAGGAGGCGCTGCGGGTGTACTTCCGCGAGAAGGTCAACCCGAACACCGTGACCTTCCCCAGCCTGGAGGAGAAGATCGCCACGCTGACCGAGCGGGGCGTGTGGGACACCGCCGTGTTCGTGCGCTTCACGCCGCAGGAGGTCCGCGCGGTGTTCGAGCGGGCGTACGGGCTCAACTTCCGCTTCCGGTCGTTCATGGGCGCGTTCAAGTTCTACAGCGAGTACGCGACCATGACCCCGGACCGCAAGCAGTGGCTGGAGCGGTACGAGGACCGCCTGAGCGTCACGGCGCTGGCCCGCAGCGAGTCCCTGCCGGAAGCGCTGGAACTCGTCGAGCATCTGGTGAACCAGACGTTCACGCCCGCCACGCCCACCCTGATGAACTCCGGGAAGGCGAACACGGGGCGGCTGGTCAGCTGCTTCCTGCTGCAGGACTGCACGGACAACCTGGATTCGATCACGAAGACGCTGTCGTTCGTGGCGGAACTCAGCAAGGGCGGCGGCGGGATCGGCGTGGAGGTCAGCAACCTGCGCGCGCGCGGCGAGAGCCTGCGCGGCATTCAGAACGTCACGAAGGGCGTCATGGGCGTGGCGAAGATGCTGGACAACATGCTGCGCTACGCGGATCAGGCGGGGCAGCGGCCCGGTGCGGGCGCGATCTACCTGAGCGTCATGCACCCGGATTTCCTGGACACCCTGAGCGCGAAGAAGATCGCCTCGGACGAGGATGCCCGCCTGAAGACCCTGTCCATGGGCGCGACCATCCCGGACATCTTCCTGGAGAAGGCCCGCGCCGGGCAGGACATCTACCAGTTCTACCCGCACTCGCTGTTCCAGGAGACCAAGCGCGAGTTCACCAGCATCGACTGGACGCGCGAGTACGACACCCTGGCCGCGAACCCGCGCCTGCGCAAGAAACTCGTGTCGCCCCGCCGCATCCTGGAGGACATTGCCGTCACGCAGGGCGAGAGCGGCTACCCGTACCTGCTGTTCGAGGGCAACGCGAACCGCGCGAACCCCATCCCGAACGTCGGGACGATCAAGATGAGCAACCTGTGCAGCGAGATCCTACAACCCACCCTCCCCAGCACCTTCCACGCCTACGGGCAGGAGGACAGGGATCAGGTGGGTCTGGACGTCAGCTGCAACCTCGCGTCGCTGGTCATCGAGCAGAGCCTCGCCAGCGGCGACCTGGGGCGCGTGGTGCGCTCGGCGGTGAAACTGCTGGACAACGTGGCCCGCTCGACCAGCATCCACGAGGTGCCCGCCGTGAAACGCGCCAACGAGGAGATGCGCAGCATCGGCCTGGGCGCCATGGGCCTGCACTCGTTCCTGGCGAAGAACGAACTCGTGTACGGCAGCCCCGAGGCGCTGGAGTTCGTGAACGTGTACTTCGCCGCCGTGCACTACCACGCCCGGCGCACCAGCATGCAGATCGCGCGGGATACCGGCTTCGTGTTCCAGGGCTTCCACGGCAGCCGCTACCAGACCGGCGAGCACTTCGCGCAGTACGTGCAGGAGGACTTCCTGCCGACCACGCCCGAGGTCGCCGCGCTGTTCGACGGACACGACCTCCCCACCCGCGCCGACTGGCATGCGCTCGTGCAGGACATCCAGACGCACGGACTGGCGCACTCCTTCGTCATGGCCATCGCGCCCACCGGCAGCATCAGCTACGTCAGCAACGCCTCGGCCAGCATCATGCCCATCACCGAACGCGTCGAGACCCGCACGAGCAACAAGGCCCGCACCATCTACCCCATGCCGCACCTGAACGAACTGACCGAATGGTTCTACGAGGAAGCGTACGACATGGACCAGAAGCGCGTCATCGACACCGTCGCCGCCGCGCAACGCCACGTGGACCAGGGCATCTCCTGCACGCTGTTCGTGCCCAGCAACGCCAGCACCCGCACCCTGCAACGCTACTACCTGTACGCCTACGCCAGAGGCCTGAAAACGCTGTACTACACGCGACTGCGCAAGGTCAGCATCGACGAGTGCCTGAACTGCGCCATCTGA